One region of Syntrophobacter fumaroxidans MPOB genomic DNA includes:
- a CDS encoding CHAT domain-containing tetratricopeptide repeat protein, giving the protein MERMRKVWKTALPVVISLAILASGPAAARMEIRDGRKAFFKSDYEEALSKFREAFDDASRSGNKLKMGRALANMAMVYRSIGQNKKALELLDRALGIARDIKSKELEGMALANMGGATANLGDYEKALEYDLRALALRRATNNRRGEAADLTHIGAIYRSLGQYEKAIDHDRQSLAVSSTVNDRFRQAMALSNLARDYTGLKQYDTALQFHEQSLAVRKDTSDLRGQSDDLMGMGLIYLRLRQYDKALDYSRQALALARRISYPLGQCGALNRIGHTLCRLGRFEEARQPFTESRAISEKAGLPEPLWNSQRGLGLVADRQHRADDAVSFYFQAIDTIESMRSRIRGGEAQITFMQEKFGVYNELMALLWRMHVNSPHSGYDRRAFEVFERKQGRVLLDQIGKSAVRSFSGLPESIGARLIELEGQLDSLKSTFGDEPENQTPDRTALVDEQIRRTRQELEALEATVKREYPRHYDLMHPRPATLDEIQKQVLKPDEVILAYEMLEKGTLLWIIATNRFQLVRVDAGEQAINWKVAEIRNALHSVLEEAGSGKSGSLSESAVGSSADELRRRAGELHDLLIPAKARELISSAKVLLVVPTGSLYTIPFEMLVRPAATKTSRKTQYLIENQAILYLSSASLLKTLREAAAIRKAGADYPLLVFANPSYPTAPIPHGMTVPLSKRTDAGESASAGSGFMELRTAGYTEMMKGIFQELPDTEDEAREIKSIFGAPDSSNPVLSRQAASRSNLLDLDANRKLAEYRYVVFCCHGILPEEIDEVQQPALVLSHPDPVTRREGFVTMADVFSLHLNAELVTLSACNTGSGKVLKGEGMIGLTRSFMYAGTPAVAVTLWSVESNSVRLLNVGLHRGLQSGKRPAEALRDAKLRMIRGDHGAIYQHPFFWAPLVLFGDGR; this is encoded by the coding sequence ATGGAGCGTATGCGGAAGGTCTGGAAGACGGCGCTTCCGGTCGTCATCAGTCTTGCGATTCTCGCAAGCGGGCCGGCGGCGGCAAGGATGGAAATCCGGGATGGACGGAAAGCCTTCTTCAAATCGGACTACGAGGAGGCCCTTTCGAAGTTTCGGGAGGCATTCGACGACGCGTCGCGGTCGGGAAACAAGCTGAAGATGGGCAGGGCGCTGGCGAACATGGCGATGGTGTATCGCAGCATCGGCCAGAACAAGAAAGCCCTGGAACTGCTCGACAGGGCACTGGGAATCGCCCGGGATATCAAGTCGAAGGAACTGGAGGGCATGGCCCTCGCAAACATGGGTGGGGCGACCGCAAATCTCGGAGATTACGAAAAGGCTCTGGAGTACGACTTAAGGGCGTTGGCCCTTAGAAGGGCCACAAACAACAGGAGGGGCGAGGCGGCCGACCTCACACACATTGGAGCCATCTACCGCTCCCTCGGACAGTACGAAAAAGCCATCGACCACGACAGGCAATCCCTGGCCGTTTCCAGCACGGTCAACGACCGATTCCGGCAGGCGATGGCCTTGTCCAACCTGGCCAGAGACTACACCGGGCTCAAACAATACGACACGGCCTTGCAGTTTCACGAACAATCCCTCGCGGTCCGGAAGGACACTTCGGATCTGCGAGGCCAAAGCGACGACCTGATGGGCATGGGTTTGATCTATCTGCGTCTGCGCCAGTACGACAAGGCCCTCGATTACAGCAGGCAGGCGCTGGCCCTTGCGAGGCGTATCAGCTACCCGTTGGGGCAATGCGGCGCCCTGAACCGGATCGGGCATACACTGTGCCGGCTCGGCCGTTTTGAAGAAGCGCGACAGCCCTTTACGGAGTCGAGGGCGATCAGTGAGAAAGCGGGCCTGCCGGAGCCTCTGTGGAATTCACAACGGGGCCTTGGCCTGGTAGCCGACAGACAGCACAGGGCCGACGATGCGGTGTCGTTTTACTTCCAGGCGATCGACACCATCGAGTCCATGAGGTCCCGGATCCGCGGCGGTGAAGCCCAAATTACCTTCATGCAGGAGAAGTTTGGAGTCTACAACGAATTGATGGCACTCCTGTGGAGAATGCACGTCAATTCCCCGCATTCGGGCTACGATCGAAGAGCGTTTGAGGTTTTCGAACGCAAGCAGGGAAGGGTCCTGCTCGATCAGATCGGCAAGAGCGCGGTTCGCAGCTTTTCGGGACTCCCGGAAAGCATCGGTGCAAGGCTGATCGAGCTCGAAGGGCAACTGGACAGCCTCAAGTCCACATTCGGGGATGAGCCCGAGAATCAGACTCCGGACCGGACAGCCTTGGTGGACGAGCAGATACGCAGGACCAGGCAGGAACTGGAGGCGCTGGAGGCTACGGTCAAAAGGGAGTATCCGAGGCACTACGACTTGATGCACCCGAGGCCGGCCACTCTCGACGAGATACAAAAGCAGGTCCTGAAGCCCGACGAGGTCATCCTCGCCTATGAAATGCTGGAAAAGGGGACCCTCCTTTGGATCATCGCCACGAATCGGTTTCAGCTCGTCAGGGTGGACGCGGGCGAGCAGGCGATCAACTGGAAGGTCGCCGAAATCAGGAATGCCCTTCATTCGGTCCTGGAAGAAGCAGGAAGCGGGAAATCGGGATCGCTCTCCGAGTCCGCCGTCGGCAGTTCGGCAGACGAGCTCCGGCGACGGGCGGGCGAGCTTCACGATTTGCTCATTCCTGCCAAGGCCCGAGAATTGATATCGAGCGCAAAAGTCCTTCTGGTCGTTCCCACGGGCAGTCTCTACACCATCCCGTTCGAGATGCTGGTGCGACCGGCGGCGACGAAAACAAGTCGAAAAACCCAATATTTGATCGAAAATCAGGCGATTCTCTACCTTTCATCCGCTTCGCTGCTCAAGACGCTTAGGGAGGCGGCGGCAATCAGGAAGGCGGGGGCGGACTATCCGTTGCTCGTCTTCGCCAATCCATCCTATCCAACAGCCCCGATCCCGCACGGGATGACCGTGCCGCTGTCGAAACGGACCGATGCCGGCGAATCCGCTTCAGCCGGCAGCGGCTTCATGGAATTGAGGACCGCCGGTTACACCGAAATGATGAAAGGGATTTTCCAGGAATTGCCCGATACGGAAGATGAGGCCAGGGAGATCAAGTCCATTTTCGGCGCTCCGGATTCGAGCAATCCCGTACTGTCGCGGCAGGCCGCGTCCCGGAGCAATCTTCTTGACCTCGATGCGAACCGGAAGCTCGCCGAATACCGGTATGTGGTGTTTTGTTGTCACGGCATCCTGCCCGAGGAAATCGACGAAGTGCAACAGCCCGCCCTCGTTCTGTCCCACCCGGACCCCGTGACGAGACGGGAAGGATTCGTCACCATGGCTGACGTTTTTTCGTTGCACCTGAACGCGGAACTCGTAACCCTGTCCGCCTGCAACACGGGGAGCGGCAAGGTTCTCAAGGGCGAAGGGATGATCGGTCTGACGCGATCCTTCATGTATGCGGGAACCCCCGCCGTTGCCGTCACGCTGTGGTCCGTTGAATCGAATTCGGTGAGGCTTTTGAACGTCGGGCTCCACCGGGGTCTGCAATCGGGCAAGCGGCCCGCGGAGGCCCTGCGCGACGCCAAGCTGCGTATGATTCGAGGAGACCACGGCGCTATCTACCAACATCCCTTTTTCTGGGCTCCACTGGTGCTCTTCGGGGATGGCCGCTAG
- a CDS encoding zinc ribbon domain-containing protein, translating to MFFFIGGVQPKTITLDQTPRLCTACGLAQARLKRVDHYLSLFFIPLIPVKRGEPMVVCDRCGAASSPDQPPGVAAERRRRDGCSRCGYPVEADFRYCPQCGSRI from the coding sequence ATGTTTTTTTTTATTGGCGGGGTTCAACCCAAGACCATAACCCTTGACCAGACGCCGAGGCTATGTACGGCGTGCGGGCTTGCGCAGGCCCGACTGAAACGTGTCGACCACTACCTAAGCCTGTTTTTCATTCCTCTGATCCCGGTCAAGAGAGGTGAACCCATGGTCGTTTGCGACCGATGTGGAGCTGCATCCTCCCCGGATCAGCCCCCGGGAGTAGCTGCCGAGCGCAGACGCCGGGACGGATGCTCCCGCTGCGGCTATCCCGTGGAAGCTGACTTTCGGTATTGCCCTCAATGTGGAAGCCGGATATAA
- the trpA gene encoding tryptophan synthase subunit alpha, with protein MNRIDEKFEQLRKRNEKALVGFVTAGDPDPGRSLEIIRTMCRSGVDILELGIPFSDPTADGPVIQRSSTRALKAGMNLSKAFEMIRELRGTCDVPIVAFSYYNPILAYGGAKFYRDALDSGADGVLIVDLPPEESDELTRQWPDRDLALIRLVAPTTPPDRMSAIAQSASGFIYLVSMTGVTGGGEPDLTELSFLTSELRSRCDGIPVCVGFGISLPEHARAVSPLADGVVVGTAFERIIEAHQNDSAVASKVGEAVGALKAAL; from the coding sequence ATGAACAGGATAGACGAGAAATTCGAACAGTTGCGAAAACGAAACGAAAAGGCCCTGGTGGGCTTCGTGACCGCCGGTGATCCGGACCCCGGGCGGTCTCTGGAAATCATCCGAACCATGTGCAGGTCGGGCGTGGACATCCTGGAGCTCGGGATTCCCTTTTCCGATCCCACCGCCGACGGCCCGGTCATCCAGAGATCTTCGACGCGGGCACTGAAGGCCGGGATGAACCTGTCAAAAGCCTTTGAGATGATTCGGGAACTGCGCGGAACCTGCGACGTTCCCATCGTGGCCTTCAGTTACTACAACCCCATCCTGGCCTATGGAGGCGCCAAATTTTACCGTGACGCCCTCGACAGCGGAGCCGATGGAGTGCTCATTGTCGACCTGCCGCCTGAGGAATCGGACGAGCTCACCCGCCAATGGCCCGATCGCGACCTGGCCTTGATCCGGTTGGTCGCTCCCACCACTCCGCCGGACCGGATGAGCGCCATCGCGCAAAGCGCCTCAGGCTTCATCTACCTGGTTTCCATGACCGGCGTGACCGGAGGCGGTGAGCCGGACCTGACGGAGCTCTCTTTTCTGACGAGCGAGCTCCGTTCCAGGTGCGACGGCATTCCGGTGTGCGTCGGGTTCGGCATTTCGTTGCCCGAGCATGCTCGGGCCGTGAGTCCGCTGGCCGATGGCGTCGTGGTGGGCACTGCGTTTGAGCGCATCATCGAGGCGCACCAAAACGACTCGGCCGTGGCATCGAAGGTCGGGGAGGCTGTGGGCGCACTCAAGGCTGCTCTCTGA
- the trpB gene encoding tryptophan synthase subunit beta encodes MKTNQRAAPVALRQPIHASMPDSHGHFGPFGGRYVGETLMPAIIELEKAYARISALPGFQEELRRLLKHYAGRPTPLFPAARLTEKIGGAAIYLKREDLAHTGAHKINNTLGQALLARWMGKRKVIAETGAGQHGVATATVAALFGMECRIFMGTEDVRRQSANVQRMELLGAEVVPVESGTGTLKDAMSEAMRYWVSAVRDTFYVIGSVAGPHPYPMMVRDFQRVIGDETKEQMLEAEGRLPDMLVACVGGGSNAMGLFYPFIDDPGVEMVGVEAAGYGIATGKHAATLGAGSVGVLHGSKSFVLQDEAGQIMEAHSISAGLDYPGVGPEHSLLKEMGRARYEAVDDAGALHAFHELCALEGIIPALESSHALARAMVEASGQPRTRLIVVNLSGRGDKDLGIVQQARA; translated from the coding sequence ATGAAGACGAACCAGCGGGCAGCCCCTGTTGCCTTGCGGCAGCCCATTCATGCAAGCATGCCCGATAGTCATGGCCACTTCGGACCCTTTGGGGGGCGCTATGTGGGGGAAACGCTGATGCCGGCCATCATCGAACTGGAAAAGGCTTACGCGAGGATTTCCGCGCTTCCGGGTTTCCAGGAGGAATTGCGGCGGCTTCTGAAGCACTACGCCGGCCGTCCCACGCCGCTCTTTCCGGCCGCCCGCCTCACCGAGAAGATCGGAGGGGCCGCGATCTATCTGAAACGCGAAGACCTGGCCCACACCGGCGCCCACAAGATCAACAACACACTCGGGCAGGCGCTCCTGGCCAGGTGGATGGGCAAACGCAAGGTCATCGCCGAAACCGGCGCGGGACAACATGGGGTGGCCACGGCGACGGTCGCGGCCCTCTTCGGGATGGAATGCCGAATCTTCATGGGGACCGAGGACGTGCGCCGGCAGTCTGCCAACGTGCAGCGCATGGAACTGCTCGGAGCGGAAGTGGTGCCCGTGGAATCGGGGACGGGGACCCTCAAGGATGCCATGAGCGAGGCGATGCGCTACTGGGTTTCCGCGGTGCGGGACACGTTCTACGTCATCGGCTCCGTTGCGGGACCGCACCCCTACCCGATGATGGTTCGGGATTTCCAGCGGGTGATTGGCGACGAGACGAAAGAGCAGATGCTCGAAGCCGAAGGACGCCTTCCCGACATGCTGGTTGCCTGCGTGGGGGGAGGCAGCAATGCGATGGGCTTGTTCTATCCGTTCATCGACGATCCCGGGGTCGAGATGGTCGGCGTGGAGGCCGCGGGCTACGGCATCGCCACCGGCAAGCACGCGGCAACCCTTGGGGCGGGTTCGGTGGGGGTCCTCCATGGCTCCAAGTCATTCGTCCTCCAGGATGAAGCCGGCCAGATCATGGAGGCGCATTCCATTTCGGCAGGGCTCGATTACCCCGGTGTGGGCCCCGAACATTCCCTCCTCAAGGAAATGGGGCGCGCGCGTTACGAGGCTGTGGACGATGCCGGAGCCCTGCATGCCTTCCACGAACTGTGCGCCCTGGAGGGGATCATTCCGGCCCTGGAAAGTTCCCACGCATTGGCCAGAGCCATGGTGGAAGCATCCGGCCAGCCCCGCACCCGGTTGATCGTCGTCAATCTCTCGGGTCGCGGCGACAAGGACCTGGGCATCGTGCAACAGGCAAGAGCCTGA
- a CDS encoding phosphoribosylanthranilate isomerase, with product MSDSMKPPGNGFEGNRLSSVAERRAKGRELSVPAVKVCGLTRVEEALGCAALGVSAIGLVFFPKSPRYVSDEQARVIGSSLPRGVCAVGVFVNEDYRTIMKKVELCGLGAVQLHGSEPVELVEALTGQGLIVIKSVFAHREPLIAGAADYGAAACLVEGAGGPLPGGNGTVWNWSAAKLPRELPFVLAGGLTPENVGYAVEEVHPDAVDVSSGVEAAPGRKDLSRVKAFMDAVSRNRGGKTYRRIFG from the coding sequence ATGAGCGACTCAATGAAGCCACCCGGCAACGGATTCGAAGGGAACCGATTATCGTCCGTTGCGGAGCGGCGGGCGAAGGGCCGCGAACTGTCGGTGCCGGCAGTGAAGGTGTGCGGTCTCACCAGGGTGGAGGAAGCCCTCGGATGTGCCGCCTTGGGCGTGAGCGCCATAGGACTGGTGTTCTTTCCGAAGAGCCCGCGCTACGTGTCGGATGAGCAGGCGAGGGTCATCGGTTCGAGCCTGCCGCGCGGCGTTTGTGCCGTCGGTGTGTTCGTGAACGAAGACTACCGCACGATCATGAAAAAGGTGGAGCTCTGCGGACTGGGTGCGGTGCAACTGCACGGCAGCGAACCCGTCGAGTTGGTCGAGGCTCTGACCGGGCAAGGTTTGATCGTGATCAAGTCGGTTTTTGCGCACCGGGAACCGCTCATTGCCGGCGCCGCCGACTACGGGGCTGCCGCCTGCCTCGTGGAAGGGGCGGGGGGGCCGCTTCCGGGCGGGAACGGAACGGTATGGAACTGGAGCGCCGCGAAGCTTCCCCGGGAGCTTCCTTTTGTTCTGGCAGGCGGGCTCACGCCGGAAAACGTCGGATACGCGGTTGAAGAAGTTCACCCGGACGCCGTGGATGTCAGCTCGGGTGTCGAGGCTGCGCCGGGACGCAAAGACTTGTCAAGAGTGAAGGCCTTCATGGACGCGGTTTCACGGAACCGCGGCGGCAAAACATACAGGAGGATTTTCGGATGA
- the trpC gene encoding indole-3-glycerol phosphate synthase TrpC has protein sequence MSDFLSTILEEKKREVEQRKRTISEEFLEERSASAMERRSLCRALATPGRRGINIIAEVKRGSPSRGVMNPGLDAAQFARRYESCGAAAVSVLTDAGFFHGKAGDLRSARAAVKIPVLRKDFIVSRYQIFESAVMGADAVLLIVRAISPELLGECLRLCRRIGLDALVEVHSAEELDAASEAGAVLIGMNNRDLSTFTTDIRTSIQLVRRMRPGQVAVSESGIRCREQIDRLLDAGIWNFLIGESLVTAPEPEAVLAHLFGAYAA, from the coding sequence ATGTCTGATTTCTTGAGCACCATCCTGGAAGAGAAGAAACGCGAAGTGGAGCAGCGAAAAAGGACGATTTCGGAGGAGTTCCTCGAGGAGCGTTCCGCCTCGGCCATGGAGCGGAGAAGCCTGTGCCGGGCTCTGGCTACCCCTGGACGCCGGGGGATCAACATCATCGCCGAGGTCAAACGTGGTTCGCCTTCGCGCGGGGTCATGAATCCCGGACTCGATGCGGCACAGTTCGCAAGACGTTACGAGAGCTGCGGGGCGGCCGCCGTTTCGGTTCTGACCGATGCCGGTTTCTTCCACGGCAAGGCCGGCGACCTGAGGAGCGCCAGGGCGGCCGTGAAGATTCCCGTGTTGCGGAAAGACTTCATCGTTTCCAGGTACCAGATTTTCGAGTCCGCCGTGATGGGCGCGGACGCCGTGCTGTTGATCGTCCGGGCCATTTCACCGGAACTGCTCGGAGAATGCCTCCGTCTATGCCGCCGGATCGGGCTCGACGCCCTTGTGGAGGTTCATTCGGCGGAAGAGCTGGATGCGGCATCGGAGGCCGGGGCGGTTCTCATCGGCATGAACAACCGGGACCTGAGCACTTTTACAACGGACATCCGGACCTCGATACAACTGGTCCGCCGAATGCGCCCGGGGCAGGTTGCCGTGTCGGAAAGCGGCATTCGGTGCCGCGAGCAGATCGACCGGCTGCTCGACGCCGGGATTTGGAACTTCCTGATCGGGGAAAGCCTGGTGACCGCGCCGGAACCTGAAGCGGTCCTGGCCCATCTGTTCGGAGCCTACGCGGCTTGA
- the trpD gene encoding anthranilate phosphoribosyltransferase, with amino-acid sequence MIQDGIKKIIQREDLSETEMSAVMSEIMSGEATDAQIGAFMGALATKGETFEELAGAARTMRRKAARIQVTSPVIVDTCGTGGDRKGTFNISTTAAFVVAGCGVTVAKHGNRSVSSQCGSADLLEALGMRLDAPAEVVEEAIGRIGIGFLFAPLFHGAMRHAARARKEVGVRSIFNMLGPLTNPAGANCQVLGVYAPQLTEMFAQALRLLGARRAFVVHGQDGLDEISVCAPTRVSELDGGLVRTYDLQPELLLGRKADPEDLAGGDPGVNAKITRDVLGGAIGPRRDVVVLNAAAALIAAGAAEGFPSAVRNAEESIDGGKAIEKLEALVRYTNEN; translated from the coding sequence ATGATTCAGGACGGCATCAAGAAAATCATTCAGAGAGAGGACCTCTCGGAAACGGAAATGTCCGCCGTGATGAGTGAAATCATGTCCGGCGAAGCCACGGACGCCCAGATCGGTGCATTCATGGGGGCGCTGGCCACCAAGGGCGAGACGTTCGAGGAACTGGCGGGAGCGGCCCGCACCATGCGACGCAAGGCCGCCCGAATCCAGGTCACCTCCCCCGTGATCGTGGATACCTGCGGGACGGGCGGCGACCGCAAAGGGACCTTCAATATCTCGACGACCGCCGCGTTCGTGGTTGCCGGTTGCGGCGTGACGGTCGCCAAGCACGGCAATCGTTCGGTATCGAGCCAATGCGGCAGCGCCGACCTGCTGGAGGCCCTGGGGATGAGACTGGATGCCCCCGCGGAGGTGGTCGAAGAGGCCATCGGCCGCATCGGGATAGGCTTTCTTTTCGCGCCCCTGTTTCACGGCGCCATGCGCCATGCGGCCAGGGCCAGGAAGGAGGTCGGCGTGCGGTCCATCTTCAACATGCTGGGACCGCTTACCAATCCGGCAGGGGCCAATTGCCAGGTGCTCGGCGTTTATGCACCCCAGTTGACGGAAATGTTCGCTCAGGCGCTCCGTTTGCTCGGGGCCAGGCGAGCGTTCGTCGTCCACGGACAGGACGGGCTTGACGAAATCTCGGTATGCGCCCCCACTCGGGTTTCGGAACTGGATGGAGGGCTGGTAAGGACCTACGACCTGCAGCCGGAGTTGCTCCTGGGCCGAAAGGCCGACCCCGAAGATCTGGCCGGTGGGGACCCGGGCGTCAACGCGAAGATCACCAGGGACGTTCTCGGCGGCGCCATCGGCCCGCGGCGCGACGTCGTGGTGCTGAATGCCGCTGCAGCGCTCATTGCGGCCGGGGCGGCCGAGGGCTTTCCATCGGCCGTGCGCAATGCCGAGGAGTCGATCGATGGCGGGAAAGCCATCGAAAAGCTGGAAGCCCTGGTCCGTTACACCAACGAGAATTGA
- a CDS encoding anthranilate synthase component II, with product MIAVIDNYDSFTYNLVQYIRMLGAEVRVVRNDAASVEEIGSWNPDAIVISPGPCRPENAGISIDLIRTYSGRIPILGVCLGHQAIGAAFGARVVRAARLMHGKVSTVNSDGRTIYEGVDSPFQAMRYHSLAISREGFPSCLEVTAESEDGEIMGIRHREHATEGIQFHPESIMTPAGKRLLRNFLKGLNGSGGKRQ from the coding sequence ATGATAGCGGTCATCGATAACTACGATTCGTTCACTTACAACCTGGTCCAGTACATCAGAATGCTGGGCGCGGAAGTGAGGGTGGTCAGAAACGATGCGGCGTCGGTGGAGGAGATCGGGTCCTGGAATCCCGACGCCATAGTCATTTCCCCCGGGCCGTGTCGTCCCGAAAACGCCGGCATCTCCATCGATCTGATTCGGACCTACTCGGGACGAATTCCAATCCTCGGCGTATGTCTCGGCCATCAGGCCATCGGGGCGGCCTTCGGAGCCCGGGTGGTTCGTGCCGCCCGGTTGATGCACGGCAAGGTCTCCACCGTCAATTCCGACGGCAGGACCATCTATGAAGGAGTCGACAGTCCCTTCCAGGCGATGCGGTATCACTCTCTGGCGATTTCCAGGGAAGGTTTTCCCTCCTGCCTGGAAGTCACGGCGGAATCCGAAGACGGTGAAATCATGGGCATCCGCCATCGGGAACACGCGACGGAGGGGATTCAGTTCCACCCGGAATCCATCATGACTCCGGCGGGGAAGCGGCTGCTGCGTAATTTTCTCAAAGGCTTGAACGGTAGCGGAGGAAAGCGGCAATGA
- a CDS encoding anthranilate synthase component I family protein has translation MKLKAYPSRDEFLELAETGNVVPVCLDILADTETPLSALGKIYQGTGPIFLLESVEGGERWGRYSFLGLFAHCSVRVYKKTVTVERNGRVEIIPHDGDPLSILRSIMARYRAVALPGLPRFWGGMVGFLSYESVSFFEAIPNRCADDQPLACFVIPSRLFIFDNVRHTLTLVAYGFIDDGRSAGEVYEEARASVSAMRRLLNRPLIPSPAPSTAVPRLEPLTDPESFRSQVSTIREYIAAGDVIQAVLSQQFRCDASVDPWMLYRAQRYVNPSPYMYFMHLDETVLVGSSPETMVRLENGVATLRPIAGTRPRGGSEQQDRRMADELLQDPKERAEHLMLVDLGRNDLGRVAETGTVQVTDLMVVERYSHVMHLVSNISCDLLTGLDAWDLLKASFPAGTLTGAPKVRAMEIIAELEQEPRGPYGGAVGYVSFTGNMDLAITIRTACIQDGCLTVRAGAGIVADSDPEKERLETISKAMSIQRALQLTGTEGNEVDTPGGEAADRPCVTSSVESVQSADTGENDSRCFQA, from the coding sequence ATGAAATTGAAAGCATATCCGAGCAGAGACGAATTCCTGGAACTGGCGGAAACGGGCAATGTAGTGCCGGTCTGCCTGGACATCCTTGCCGACACGGAGACGCCCTTGTCCGCACTGGGGAAGATCTACCAGGGCACGGGGCCGATCTTTCTGCTGGAAAGTGTGGAAGGCGGGGAGCGCTGGGGACGGTACAGCTTTCTGGGCCTGTTCGCTCACTGCAGCGTCCGGGTCTACAAGAAGACCGTGACCGTTGAGAGAAACGGCAGAGTCGAGATCATTCCTCACGACGGCGACCCCCTGTCCATCCTGCGTTCCATCATGGCGCGCTACCGGGCGGTCGCGCTTCCCGGCCTCCCTCGTTTCTGGGGCGGCATGGTGGGCTTTTTGAGCTACGAGTCGGTCTCTTTCTTCGAGGCGATCCCCAACCGGTGCGCGGATGATCAGCCCCTCGCGTGTTTCGTAATTCCCAGCCGCCTGTTCATCTTCGACAACGTCAGGCACACTCTGACGCTGGTGGCCTACGGTTTCATCGATGACGGGCGGTCCGCGGGCGAGGTGTACGAGGAGGCCCGGGCGTCCGTGAGCGCGATGAGGCGGTTGTTGAACCGGCCCCTGATTCCCTCTCCGGCTCCATCCACGGCGGTTCCACGGCTGGAGCCCCTGACCGATCCCGAATCCTTCCGGTCGCAGGTATCGACGATTCGCGAATACATTGCGGCCGGAGACGTCATCCAGGCGGTGCTTTCTCAGCAGTTCAGGTGCGACGCCTCCGTCGATCCCTGGATGCTCTACCGGGCCCAACGCTACGTCAATCCCTCCCCGTACATGTATTTCATGCACCTGGACGAAACCGTGCTGGTGGGCTCGTCCCCGGAAACCATGGTGAGGCTCGAAAACGGCGTGGCAACGCTTCGGCCCATCGCCGGCACGCGGCCGCGCGGAGGCTCCGAACAGCAAGATCGCCGCATGGCCGACGAGCTCCTCCAGGACCCCAAGGAAAGGGCCGAGCACCTGATGCTCGTGGATCTCGGCCGCAACGATCTGGGCCGCGTGGCGGAAACCGGGACCGTGCAGGTCACGGACCTTATGGTGGTGGAACGATATTCCCACGTCATGCACCTCGTATCCAACATTTCCTGCGATCTTCTGACCGGTCTGGACGCGTGGGATCTATTGAAGGCCTCCTTTCCGGCCGGGACCCTGACCGGCGCGCCCAAAGTCCGCGCCATGGAGATCATCGCAGAACTTGAGCAGGAACCGCGCGGGCCTTATGGCGGTGCGGTCGGATACGTTTCTTTCACCGGCAACATGGATCTCGCCATAACGATTCGGACCGCGTGCATTCAGGACGGATGCCTGACGGTGAGGGCCGGAGCTGGTATCGTCGCGGATTCGGATCCGGAAAAGGAGCGGCTGGAGACGATCAGCAAGGCGATGTCCATTCAGCGCGCGCTTCAGCTCACCGGAACCGAGGGCAATGAGGTCGACACTCCTGGCGGGGAAGCGGCGGACCGGCCCTGTGTGACGTCTTCGGTGGAATCCGTGCAATCCGCGGACACGGGGGAAAACGATTCCCGATGTTTCCAGGCTTAA